The sequence TCCCGTCCCGCGAGGCATAGCGAATCTTCCGCGGCGCCTTTTTGATCGCGTCCTTGACCAAGGCCTCCGGGATCTTCGCAATCTCCGTCTTCAGATCGACCTCGGCCCCGGCCTCCTTCAGCATCTTCAGGACGGATTCGCTGTGGATCAGGACGCCGAGTTCCTGCAGACTTCGGAGGCTCTGCTCGTGAATGAGATCCTCCTCGCCCCGCTCGAGAAACCGGGTTCGCAAGTTCGCCACCGTCTTCACCTCCTCGGGTTCGCACCGCTGCCCCGCGGGTAGCCGGTCGAAAATCATGAGGATATGGTAAGTACGGAACCCGCTCCGGTGGACTCGCGGCAGTCTCGCCGCGAAGCGCGTTCACTCCTTCAACCGATTCCAATCCTCAAGGACCGCATGGGCGCCGTTGTAGCCGGGGGCGCCCATGACGCCACCGCCCGGATGCGTGCCGGCGCCGCACAGGTACAGCCCTCGGACGGGCATCCGGTAGTTGGACCAGCCCGGGACAGGCCGGAAGGAGAAGGACTGGTCGGGCCCCATTTCGCCGTGCGCCTGATGGGCCTCCGTCAGCCCGAACCGGCGCTCGAGATCGAGCGGGGTCAGGATCTGCCGAGCGACGACCGCGCGAGGGACGTTGGGCGCGTACTCCGCGAGCGTTTCGATGACTCGGTCGGCGTACGAGTCCCGGAGGTCATCCCACGAATCCGAAAGGAGCCGATAGGGAGTGTACTGCACGTAGATGGAGAGCGTGTGCCGTCCAGGAGGCGCCACGGAGGGATCCAGGACGCTCTGGGTCACCGCCTCCATCCACGGCGATTGAGAAGGGATCCCGCGCTTGGCGTCCTCGAAGGCAGCCTCCGCATACTCGATCGAGGGACAGATGTACGTCGAGCCGCGGTGCTGAAGGCCCGACCCGCCCGGGAGTGCCTTCCAGTCGGGAAGCTCGGATAGCGCGCAGTTCACCTTCATGGCGGCTCCATGGATCTTGATGTTCTGCACCGCCCGCAGGAACTCAGGCGGGAGGGCGTCCGGATCCACGAGGGAG comes from Thermoplasmata archaeon and encodes:
- a CDS encoding trimethylamine methyltransferase family protein, with the translated sequence MKTVANLRTRFLERGEEDLIHEQSLRSLQELGVLIHSESVLKMLKEAGAEVDLKTEIAKIPEALVKDAIKKAPRKIRYASRDG